In the genome of Paenibacillus pabuli, one region contains:
- a CDS encoding NADP-dependent oxidoreductase translates to MENTMRTIRFHDYGEPADVLHLEEVAIPEPGPGRIRVSVRACGLNPVDWGMCRGHFAGQLPLPRGIGLDVSGIVDAVGEGVTDVAIGDAVLGAADFMGGSSAGASDRAIMYYWFRMPAGLDFVQAAALPMAVETAYRGIDTLGVRSDQTVLVHGAGTTVGFAAVQIALMRGARVVATAGATYADKLRAMGAMVTSYGDGMVERVTELAKQPVDLALDAAPVSGAMIDLIHIVNGHPQRVLTVSDFAAAAELGVRASYGEIHTLRYDVVGDFAQYAADGKFTIPVAKTFALYAWRSAVEISQSGRAHGKLILLPASD, encoded by the coding sequence ATGGAGAATACCATGCGGACAATCCGGTTCCATGACTACGGCGAACCGGCCGATGTCTTGCACTTGGAGGAGGTGGCGATCCCAGAACCAGGCCCGGGACGCATCCGCGTAAGCGTACGCGCTTGTGGGTTAAATCCGGTTGACTGGGGGATGTGCCGAGGACACTTTGCCGGTCAACTGCCCTTGCCTCGCGGGATTGGGCTGGACGTGTCAGGAATTGTAGACGCAGTTGGAGAGGGCGTAACCGATGTTGCCATCGGTGATGCCGTTCTGGGTGCCGCCGATTTCATGGGCGGATCGAGCGCCGGTGCGTCCGACCGAGCGATTATGTACTACTGGTTCCGCATGCCGGCTGGACTCGACTTTGTACAGGCTGCAGCACTGCCAATGGCGGTCGAAACCGCCTACCGGGGCATTGATACTCTCGGAGTGAGGTCGGACCAGACCGTACTCGTGCACGGAGCCGGCACAACGGTAGGCTTCGCTGCCGTCCAAATTGCCCTCATGCGCGGTGCTCGTGTGGTCGCAACCGCTGGTGCCACCTACGCCGACAAACTCCGCGCAATGGGAGCGATGGTGACCTCGTATGGTGATGGAATGGTCGAGCGAGTGACCGAACTGGCGAAGCAGCCGGTTGACCTCGCCCTGGATGCCGCTCCGGTCAGCGGCGCAATGATAGATCTGATCCATATCGTCAATGGGCATCCCCAGCGCGTCCTAACCGTCAGCGATTTCGCCGCAGCCGCCGAACTTGGCGTTCGCGCCAGCTACGGAGAAATACATACTCTGCGTTATGACGTTGTCGGCGACTTTGCCCAGTACGCAGCAGACGGCAAGTTCACGATTCCGGTCGCCAAGACTTTCGCACTCTACGCATGGCGTTCGGCCGTCGAAATCAGTCAGAGTGGGCGTGCCCACGGCAAACTGATCCTCCTTCCTGCCTCCGACTGA
- a CDS encoding NifU family protein, with protein MRDSEELFKDVDDVLRKLRPYLNRDGGDAELVQVKDGVAKLKFLGECNGCPSATITLKAGIERAIFEEVDGIHEVVQVF; from the coding sequence ATGAGAGATTCTGAGGAATTGTTCAAAGATGTAGATGATGTATTGAGAAAGCTGCGTCCTTATTTAAACCGCGATGGTGGAGATGCCGAATTGGTTCAAGTTAAGGATGGAGTGGCTAAACTAAAATTCTTGGGAGAGTGCAACGGCTGTCCTAGTGCAACGATCACATTGAAGGCTGGCATAGAACGTGCCATTTTTGAAGAAGTAGATGGCATTCATGAAGTCGTTCAAGTCTTCTAG
- a CDS encoding TetR/AcrR family transcriptional regulator translates to MKKGDRTREHIIMKSAEIFNQRGYAGTSLNDIIADTGIKKGGIYRHFASKDEIALEAYNYAASMVARKFSEAVDQEQSASGKLVSFFRVYENVVDDPPFIGGCPMQNTAVESDDTHLELCGQARQGKARAA, encoded by the coding sequence ATGAAAAAAGGGGACAGAACACGGGAACATATCATTATGAAATCGGCTGAAATTTTTAACCAGAGAGGATATGCCGGTACATCGCTAAACGATATTATTGCCGATACAGGAATTAAGAAAGGGGGCATCTATCGACATTTTGCCAGTAAAGACGAGATAGCGCTTGAAGCCTACAATTATGCTGCCAGTATGGTCGCCAGAAAATTTTCTGAAGCGGTCGATCAAGAGCAGTCTGCGTCGGGAAAGTTGGTTTCTTTTTTTCGTGTCTATGAGAATGTCGTCGACGATCCACCGTTTATTGGCGGATGTCCCATGCAGAATACAGCTGTAGAAAGTGATGATACTCATTTGGAGCTTTGTGGGCAGGCAAGGCAAGGCAAGGCAAGGGCTGCATAA
- a CDS encoding S-layer homology domain-containing protein, with protein sequence MFNNKGKKMLAMLTLIPLATGLVMGAFPVAATYADAGDNTPVNSAAAGSWQTGDLHVHTFESDDAQNSLENVLDAGLTKYGLDWIALTDHLRLSKRDHNGVNIPSGSIPMSQGMNEYQVPQIKALQAAGKYAGKTIFSGFEWDMPTHEHVGVGILTDEPNSTEALEAANEFEYRFTNRDASLFNAADVANWNQTGGRAYTTHQDALTAINWLATKYPTTSYAMINHPSRGKNKYTIADFREFNDLAPQVVFGIEGMLGNQMEPDRGGYNTTYNVANPTADDGYKYRTYGGVDYMVAKVGGLWDALLGEGRHFWNYGNSDYHFKTIDTNSSGYFPGEYAKTYSWVEGTGMQAVLEGLRSGKSFSVFGDLINALDFTASGAGTQAEMGGDLGVTQGDEVELKIRFKSPTTSNNYEKPINSGTSAGQVPVVDHVDLIAGDVTGKAEKGTPAYSKDTNDSTEVLATFTSNDWTTDAEGYNVITYKIKATDQDKYFRLRGTNLGMNVTGETVNGEPQLDPKITTADATTRFNEINDKNYGDLWFYSNPIFMSATPYSDAQAVTDTLQAIDLGDLNAVTSDLSLPVEGKHGATISWSSSKPELMDAQGKLLTQPENNERLELTATVQRGSEMDTRTFTVIVEGTNNQVLVLKSNMTTADGQPYHTDTWTNQSVTVSVTSTVYAPATSATIELSLDGGQTYEPYTESTPLEITEAGEHKLLFRATDDLNETYTLPLVVKIDREIPVITLQGSSQMTLTVGDTYNEPGAQTTDNVGISGSVQIDGTVNTQAAGIYTLRYNVKDIAGNAAQEVTRTVTVQARSGNDGGGSGGDNGGSSGGNSGGSIPSVPTTPTVPTTPTNPDAGSESTTEVKVEVGADQPVQTGLKDVVQFNAPAGAIVAKDTLQLSVVSKDQLPNATSLNVLGQAVQITRSGGRTLNEQAALRLQYDASKVPQGTQPAIYYYNETRQSWVFVGGKTDAAGTVTTSVNHLGTFVVSSYVPDNLSDLNGHWASNYADRLIGMDVIQGYTDGTFQPSKKITRAEFVTLISKALALKSVQSDTTFADQSSLPDWAKSDIAAAVQAGIVKGYGDNTFKPNQTITRAEMAVMMANALKLSADAQTGARGDTVKPSFTDATQTPSWAKEALNTAVQANIVNGYTDNTVRAGNMTTRAEAAAMIYKLLLAMYV encoded by the coding sequence TTGTTCAACAATAAAGGAAAGAAAATGCTCGCTATGCTTACGCTGATACCACTGGCTACGGGCCTTGTAATGGGAGCCTTCCCAGTTGCGGCAACCTATGCGGATGCGGGAGATAACACGCCGGTCAACAGCGCGGCAGCAGGTTCATGGCAAACGGGAGATTTACACGTACATACATTTGAGTCCGATGATGCGCAGAATTCGCTGGAAAATGTACTCGACGCGGGACTGACGAAGTATGGTCTGGACTGGATCGCGCTTACAGATCATTTGCGGTTATCCAAGCGAGATCACAACGGAGTAAACATTCCAAGCGGATCGATTCCGATGTCCCAAGGGATGAACGAATATCAGGTGCCACAGATCAAGGCCCTTCAAGCAGCAGGAAAGTATGCAGGGAAAACGATCTTCTCCGGTTTCGAATGGGACATGCCGACACATGAACATGTTGGAGTGGGGATTCTTACGGATGAACCGAATTCGACCGAAGCGCTTGAAGCTGCGAATGAATTTGAATATCGTTTTACCAACCGGGATGCAAGTCTGTTCAATGCGGCTGACGTAGCGAATTGGAATCAGACAGGGGGACGAGCCTATACGACGCATCAGGATGCACTAACCGCCATCAATTGGCTGGCAACCAAGTATCCAACGACGAGTTATGCAATGATCAACCATCCTTCGCGAGGCAAAAACAAATATACTATCGCGGACTTCCGTGAGTTCAACGATTTGGCTCCTCAAGTGGTTTTTGGTATCGAAGGCATGCTGGGCAACCAGATGGAACCGGACCGTGGCGGGTATAACACAACATACAACGTAGCCAATCCAACCGCAGATGATGGATACAAATACCGTACATACGGCGGTGTGGACTACATGGTCGCCAAGGTGGGCGGACTGTGGGACGCATTGTTGGGAGAAGGGCGCCACTTCTGGAATTATGGCAATTCGGATTACCATTTCAAGACGATTGACACGAATTCCAGCGGTTATTTTCCGGGCGAATATGCCAAGACCTATTCGTGGGTTGAGGGTACAGGTATGCAAGCCGTGCTGGAAGGACTTCGTTCGGGGAAATCATTTTCCGTATTTGGTGATCTGATTAACGCACTGGACTTCACGGCTTCCGGCGCGGGTACTCAGGCTGAAATGGGCGGAGACCTGGGTGTGACTCAAGGTGACGAAGTGGAACTGAAAATCCGTTTCAAGAGTCCAACCACGAGCAACAACTATGAAAAACCAATTAACAGCGGCACGTCTGCTGGACAAGTACCGGTGGTAGATCACGTCGATCTCATCGCGGGAGATGTGACGGGTAAGGCTGAGAAGGGCACACCCGCATATTCCAAAGACACTAACGATTCTACTGAAGTGCTGGCAACCTTCACGTCCAACGACTGGACGACAGATGCCGAAGGTTACAATGTCATCACATACAAGATCAAAGCCACGGACCAGGATAAGTATTTCCGTCTGCGTGGTACGAATCTGGGTATGAACGTTACAGGTGAAACTGTAAATGGTGAACCACAGCTTGATCCGAAAATTACAACAGCTGATGCTACGACTCGCTTCAATGAGATCAATGATAAGAACTATGGTGATCTGTGGTTCTACTCCAATCCGATCTTCATGAGTGCCACACCTTACAGTGATGCACAGGCGGTAACGGATACGCTTCAAGCGATTGATCTGGGCGATCTGAACGCGGTCACTTCCGACCTTAGCCTTCCTGTGGAAGGGAAACATGGAGCCACGATTAGCTGGTCCAGCTCCAAACCGGAATTGATGGATGCACAGGGCAAACTTCTTACACAGCCTGAGAATAATGAGCGATTGGAATTGACGGCAACAGTACAACGTGGCAGTGAAATGGATACCAGAACGTTCACAGTCATTGTGGAAGGAACGAATAATCAGGTATTGGTGTTAAAAAGCAACATGACCACTGCTGACGGCCAGCCGTATCATACGGATACATGGACGAACCAGTCTGTAACAGTTAGTGTAACCAGCACAGTATACGCGCCTGCCACTTCGGCGACGATTGAGCTGTCTCTTGATGGAGGTCAGACGTATGAGCCGTATACGGAGAGTACACCTTTGGAGATCACCGAGGCTGGAGAGCATAAGCTGTTATTCAGAGCGACAGACGATCTGAACGAAACGTATACTTTACCATTGGTGGTCAAAATAGACCGCGAAATCCCTGTCATCACCTTGCAAGGCAGCAGCCAGATGACATTAACGGTGGGAGATACGTATAACGAGCCTGGAGCACAGACTACCGATAATGTGGGCATCAGTGGTTCCGTGCAGATTGACGGCACAGTGAACACACAAGCAGCGGGGATCTACACCCTTCGTTATAACGTGAAAGATATTGCTGGCAATGCTGCACAGGAAGTCACACGTACGGTTACCGTACAAGCCCGTTCAGGCAATGATGGTGGGGGTTCAGGTGGAGATAATGGCGGCAGCTCTGGTGGGAATTCTGGAGGAAGCATACCAAGCGTGCCAACAACGCCTACCGTTCCAACCACACCAACTAACCCGGATGCGGGGTCAGAATCAACTACTGAAGTGAAAGTAGAAGTAGGAGCGGATCAGCCTGTACAAACGGGTCTCAAAGACGTCGTGCAATTCAACGCGCCGGCTGGAGCTATTGTGGCAAAAGATACGTTGCAACTATCTGTCGTGTCCAAGGACCAATTGCCGAATGCAACTTCACTGAACGTACTGGGTCAAGCGGTACAGATTACTCGCAGTGGAGGACGGACATTGAATGAGCAGGCAGCACTTCGCTTGCAATATGACGCTTCCAAGGTGCCTCAAGGAACACAGCCAGCAATCTACTATTATAATGAAACTCGTCAGAGCTGGGTATTTGTCGGCGGGAAGACAGATGCAGCAGGAACGGTGACGACGAGTGTGAATCATCTGGGAACCTTTGTGGTGTCCAGTTACGTACCAGACAATCTGTCCGATCTGAACGGTCACTGGGCATCTAACTATGCAGATCGTTTGATTGGCATGGACGTAATCCAAGGTTACACAGATGGTACGTTCCAACCATCCAAGAAGATTACACGGGCAGAGTTTGTAACGTTGATCAGCAAGGCACTGGCCTTGAAGTCCGTGCAGTCGGATACGACGTTTGCAGACCAAAGCAGTCTGCCAGACTGGGCGAAGAGTGACATCGCCGCAGCCGTACAAGCCGGAATCGTGAAGGGCTATGGTGATAATACATTCAAGCCTAATCAGACGATCACTCGTGCCGAGATGGCAGTGATGATGGCTAATGCATTGAAGCTAAGTGCAGATGCACAGACGGGAGCGCGTGGGGATACTGTAAAACCAAGCTTCACTGATGCGACGCAAACGCCATCTTGGGCAAAGGAAGCACTGAATACAGCCGTTCAGGCCAACATTGTGAACGGATATACGGATAATACGGTTCGTGCAGGAAATATGACGACCCGTGCAGAAGCCGCGGCAATGATCTATAAGCTGCTGTTGGCGATGTACGTATAA
- a CDS encoding TetR/AcrR family transcriptional regulator, with protein sequence MRKAVSVETYVERIKPVIRKTKFSQLKVDDLAKYMDISKVTLYKHFSSKDDIIEQVVDYYVDYSKKADTIVKDDSISFLDRFQLTFLQSLMCVTFISDLFLQDLKEFYPHHFENLSVALQNRNKSLQTFFESGMEQQIFNRLNAVLFMVQDDAVLRRFIEPSFSIQYDITLKQAIMDFYYMKQYQLLKPEYLKMIDDSDIERKIVNILQAIS encoded by the coding sequence GTGAGAAAAGCTGTGAGTGTAGAGACATATGTGGAAAGAATAAAACCCGTTATAAGAAAAACAAAATTCAGCCAACTGAAAGTCGACGATCTCGCAAAATATATGGATATCAGCAAAGTGACACTCTATAAGCACTTTTCCTCCAAAGACGACATCATCGAACAAGTTGTGGATTATTACGTTGATTACTCGAAGAAAGCTGACACCATTGTCAAAGATGATTCCATCTCTTTTTTGGATCGTTTTCAATTAACATTTTTACAATCTTTGATGTGTGTCACTTTTATTTCTGATTTGTTCTTGCAAGATCTGAAGGAATTTTATCCGCACCATTTTGAGAATCTGTCCGTTGCCCTACAAAATCGGAATAAAAGTTTACAAACTTTTTTTGAATCCGGTATGGAGCAACAGATTTTCAACAGATTGAATGCCGTGTTGTTTATGGTTCAAGATGACGCTGTTCTGCGACGCTTTATCGAGCCGTCATTTTCGATTCAGTATGATATCACCTTGAAACAAGCGATTATGGATTTCTACTACATGAAGCAGTATCAATTGCTAAAACCTGAATATCTGAAGATGATAGACGACTCCGATATTGAAAGGAAGATCGTTAATATATTGCAGGCCATTTCATAA
- the gap gene encoding type I glyceraldehyde-3-phosphate dehydrogenase yields the protein MTVKVGINGFGRIGRLAFRRIQEVEGVEVVAINDLTNAKMLAHLLKYDTTQGTFHGDIEVHDGTFKVNGKEVKVLAKRNPEELPWGELGVDIVLECTGFFTTKEKAELHLKGGAKKVVISAPATGDMKTIVYNVNHDTLDGTETVISGASCTTNCLAPMAKALHDKFGIQSGLMTTVHAYTGNQNTLDAPDPKGDFRAARASAENIVPYSTGAAKAIGLVLPELKGKLDGASQRVPVPTGSVTELVAVLNTKVTVEEVNAAMKEASDPETFGYTEDEIVSSDIKGITFGSLFDATQTKVLTVGDQQLVKAAAWYDNEMSYTAQLVRTLEHFAKIAR from the coding sequence ATGACTGTAAAAGTAGGTATAAATGGTTTTGGACGAATTGGACGACTCGCTTTTCGCCGAATTCAAGAGGTGGAAGGCGTCGAGGTTGTAGCGATTAACGACCTTACGAACGCTAAAATGTTAGCTCATCTGCTCAAATATGATACGACTCAAGGCACTTTTCACGGTGACATTGAAGTCCATGACGGAACCTTCAAAGTAAACGGTAAAGAGGTTAAGGTGTTGGCTAAGCGGAATCCTGAAGAGCTTCCTTGGGGAGAGCTTGGCGTTGATATTGTTCTCGAATGTACAGGCTTCTTCACCACGAAAGAAAAGGCCGAGCTTCACCTGAAAGGCGGAGCGAAGAAAGTCGTCATTTCCGCCCCTGCTACAGGTGACATGAAAACGATCGTATACAACGTGAACCACGACACACTGGACGGAACGGAAACCGTCATTTCCGGCGCTTCCTGCACAACCAACTGCCTGGCCCCTATGGCTAAAGCTCTGCACGACAAGTTTGGTATCCAATCCGGGCTGATGACGACCGTTCACGCTTACACGGGTAACCAAAACACGCTTGACGCTCCGGATCCAAAAGGCGATTTCCGAGCTGCACGCGCCTCAGCGGAGAACATCGTTCCCTACTCCACCGGTGCCGCAAAAGCCATTGGTCTGGTTCTTCCGGAACTGAAGGGCAAACTGGATGGGGCATCTCAACGTGTACCTGTACCAACAGGTTCCGTGACTGAACTCGTTGCCGTTTTGAATACCAAGGTAACGGTTGAGGAAGTTAACGCTGCTATGAAAGAAGCTTCCGATCCAGAAACTTTCGGCTACACGGAAGACGAAATTGTATCTTCCGATATTAAAGGCATTACATTCGGTTCGCTCTTCGACGCCACGCAGACGAAAGTTCTGACAGTCGGTGACCAGCAATTGGTGAAAGCTGCAGCTTGGTACGATAACGAAATGTCTTATACAGCCCAATTGGTTCGTACGCTGGAGCACTTCGCTAAGATCGCTAGATAA
- a CDS encoding NAD-dependent epimerase/dehydratase family protein produces the protein MITLKILVTGGTGLLGGRLIPKLVEDGHQIFALTRSVSSHAKLKAMGATPVDADLESSTPIVLPTIDAVVHAAALFRFSGPREPFFRTNVDGTAALLKAAESARAKTFVYISAAGIHMDNGGTLIRDADESAPTFPNHCSAYLASKARADSLVLAANKPGFRTIALRPPAIWGPGDPFSRALPKAVKSGQFAFIDRGDYPFSTCHVDNVIEAIQCALERGEGGHAFFIKDQDGQTFREFVASLANLQGLSIDKLRSIPYWLSSAVGRLFDTIWGVTRKDGDPPISRSMIRMIGREFTVNDAAARRELGYVGRTLRDAGLQSYEKPSARQ, from the coding sequence ATGATCACATTGAAAATTCTCGTCACGGGAGGCACCGGCCTGCTCGGCGGCCGCCTGATTCCGAAGCTCGTGGAGGATGGTCACCAGATTTTCGCCCTCACTCGCTCTGTATCATCTCACGCCAAACTCAAGGCCATGGGTGCGACGCCGGTTGATGCCGATCTCGAAAGCAGCACGCCAATCGTGTTACCGACGATCGATGCAGTTGTGCATGCGGCAGCCCTTTTCCGCTTTTCAGGGCCACGCGAACCCTTCTTCCGAACCAACGTCGATGGCACCGCAGCCTTGCTAAAGGCAGCCGAGTCCGCACGTGCAAAGACATTCGTCTACATTAGCGCGGCAGGGATCCACATGGATAACGGCGGTACGCTCATCCGCGACGCCGATGAAAGCGCGCCGACTTTCCCGAACCACTGCTCCGCCTACCTGGCGAGCAAGGCACGGGCCGATTCATTGGTTCTGGCAGCCAACAAACCCGGATTTCGCACGATCGCGCTTCGCCCACCGGCTATCTGGGGGCCAGGTGATCCGTTTAGCCGAGCGCTTCCCAAAGCAGTCAAATCTGGACAGTTCGCGTTCATCGACCGCGGCGATTACCCTTTTTCAACCTGCCATGTGGACAATGTAATTGAAGCCATACAATGCGCTCTTGAACGCGGAGAAGGCGGTCATGCCTTCTTCATCAAAGACCAGGATGGGCAGACTTTCCGTGAGTTCGTCGCCTCGCTTGCGAACTTGCAGGGCCTGTCCATCGATAAACTGCGTTCGATACCCTACTGGCTCTCCTCTGCCGTTGGCCGGCTGTTCGACACAATCTGGGGCGTCACGCGTAAAGACGGCGATCCGCCGATCTCACGCTCGATGATACGCATGATTGGACGTGAGTTCACCGTCAACGATGCTGCTGCACGTCGGGAGTTGGGCTATGTCGGAAGAACTTTGCGCGATGCCGGCTTGCAAAGCTATGAGAAACCATCTGCTCGACAATAA
- a CDS encoding TetR family transcriptional regulator C-terminal domain-containing protein, with translation MMKSIIRDGIQAGEFKEDLDVDALASFAFSLLEGGILLSKLDGDNKHMLMNKKIFSSYLQQCCLKTC, from the coding sequence ATGATGAAAAGTATTATTCGTGACGGCATTCAAGCTGGGGAGTTTAAGGAGGATCTGGATGTGGATGCGCTGGCATCATTTGCATTTTCCTTGTTGGAGGGAGGGATTTTACTCAGCAAGTTGGATGGGGATAACAAACACATGTTGATGAACAAAAAAATTTTCTCGTCCTATTTGCAGCAGTGCTGCTTAAAGACCTGTTAA
- a CDS encoding SDR family oxidoreductase, with protein sequence MEQFSKGKFSDKKVVITGGSSGIGLATAKLLVDEGAHVLITGRTQTTLDAAREQLGNNAVALLSDAASLTDIEELVDRVKAEFGMIDALFVNAGITRYVPFESMSEEVYDELLTINAKGPYFTVQKLAPLLNAGSGVVLTTSITNVLGIPMISAYAASKAALRSMTRSLARELLPRKIRVNAVSPGPIDTDILERSMPKEAAEQTGAQIRQQIPMLRFGDPVEVAKAVAFLAFEATYTTGAEFPVDGGGSQI encoded by the coding sequence ATGGAACAATTCAGTAAAGGCAAATTCTCTGACAAAAAGGTCGTGATCACGGGAGGTAGCAGCGGAATCGGCCTTGCGACGGCGAAGTTGCTAGTGGATGAAGGCGCACACGTTCTGATTACTGGACGTACTCAGACGACGCTGGATGCGGCTCGTGAACAACTCGGCAACAACGCTGTCGCATTGCTGAGCGACGCCGCGTCGTTGACGGATATCGAGGAGTTGGTCGACCGGGTCAAGGCCGAGTTCGGCATGATCGACGCACTGTTCGTTAACGCCGGTATCACGCGCTATGTCCCCTTCGAGTCAATGTCCGAAGAAGTGTACGACGAGCTACTTACAATCAACGCCAAAGGTCCGTACTTCACCGTGCAGAAACTCGCCCCATTGCTAAACGCAGGAAGTGGCGTGGTGCTCACCACCTCTATCACGAACGTATTGGGTATCCCGATGATCAGTGCGTACGCAGCCAGTAAAGCAGCGCTGCGCTCCATGACTCGCAGTCTGGCCCGCGAGCTGTTACCGCGGAAGATTCGCGTCAACGCAGTTAGCCCCGGCCCCATTGACACCGACATCTTGGAGAGGTCGATGCCGAAGGAAGCTGCAGAACAGACCGGGGCGCAGATAAGACAGCAGATCCCGATGCTGCGTTTCGGCGATCCAGTCGAGGTCGCCAAAGCCGTAGCATTCCTGGCATTTGAGGCCACCTATACCACCGGGGCTGAGTTCCCTGTTGACGGAGGCGGATCCCAGATCTGA
- a CDS encoding SDR family NAD(P)-dependent oxidoreductase yields MNTNQQEHIALITGASSGIGLALTRKLLSENWQVVALNRSDFPEDDRFLQNHLKDGRLRAYKVKDLTDYDSLRHSLEKIKSKEQRIDILFNNAGGGLSELRYSKQGRELHYELLTVVPYIILMELKELLKNGSLKTVINTSSQVFRFTKEFTIEKLEHPKTFRKMYGPYATSKLALSLWTQAVAPQLAKEGIKIRSVDPGINNTLRKGKDSGLTAGFELFMKFFSSPPTHGANLLYEGALGKNSNETGVFLFKDRIADLKFPEHAQRVLEKISEVYSHEFLGGRFQVHG; encoded by the coding sequence TTGAATACGAACCAACAAGAACATATCGCACTGATTACAGGCGCAAGTAGTGGGATCGGGTTGGCATTAACCCGGAAATTGCTGTCGGAGAACTGGCAGGTGGTTGCTTTAAACAGGTCGGATTTTCCAGAGGACGATAGATTCCTCCAAAATCATCTCAAGGACGGAAGGCTCCGAGCTTATAAAGTGAAGGATCTCACCGATTATGACAGCTTGAGACACTCTTTGGAAAAAATAAAAAGCAAGGAGCAGCGGATCGATATTTTGTTTAACAACGCCGGAGGAGGCTTAAGTGAGCTGCGCTATTCGAAACAAGGCCGCGAATTGCATTATGAATTGTTGACGGTCGTTCCTTATATTATTCTGATGGAATTGAAGGAGCTGTTGAAGAACGGCAGCTTAAAAACGGTGATTAACACTTCATCGCAGGTGTTTAGATTTACGAAGGAGTTTACGATCGAAAAATTGGAGCATCCCAAAACCTTCCGCAAAATGTATGGACCATATGCGACTTCAAAGCTGGCTCTTTCGTTGTGGACCCAAGCCGTCGCACCGCAGCTTGCCAAGGAAGGCATCAAGATCCGCAGCGTTGACCCGGGCATTAACAACACGCTAAGAAAAGGAAAAGATTCCGGACTGACCGCAGGGTTTGAACTGTTTATGAAGTTTTTTTCCTCTCCGCCTACTCATGGAGCCAACCTATTATATGAGGGAGCTCTGGGCAAAAACAGCAATGAGACTGGCGTGTTTCTGTTCAAAGATCGGATTGCGGACTTGAAATTTCCAGAACATGCGCAGCGTGTGCTAGAAAAAATATCTGAAGTATATAGCCATGAATTTCTTGGCGGGCGTTTTCAAGTTCATGGTTGA